The genome window TTTTATCTCAGGGTTTTGTGGGATTTATCCAAGGCCAGAGGCCAGTCAGCTTCTCGCGATGGGTGCACCCTGCAGGAAGAGAGACAGACCTGGAGCGATGCCAAAGAGGGGCTAAGTTTGGACCCATTCCCACCTCCCTgtcgtgtgtgtgcgcgcatgaaCAGCTGTTGTTGCTTCTCCGTGGCTAGACTCGTGGGGCAGGACTGGGGCGTTCGGGCTGAACTGACAGCAAGAGGGCCCAGTGGCCCCCCTCACCATACTTTCTTTTATGGCCCTTTAGCTCGGGAGGCCTTCTTGTCAAATGGCCCTGACACTCTGGAACAGCCATGAGGCCTTGGGAGGGGGCCAGGCCGGGGTTGGGGCAGGGgtctggggagagagaggcactATTTGAAGTGGGACAGGAAGTGGGCAACCGGGTAGTGGGGCCCATCGATGCCCAGACCCTGGCAGAGGCCCAGCAGGCGGAGGCGAGCCTCAGCCGGGCTCTCCCCAGCACAGGCCACGCTGCAGTAGGGCTCCTCGTACTCGCCGGGCACCAGGATGTCCTCCAGCAAATTGAGGCGCAGCAGGCCCTGGTCGTGGAGAGCCTGCAGGGTCTCGCGGCTGGCGGTGGAACTCAGCACCTGCGGATGCTGGGACACCAGGCACATGACCCCCACCAGGTGGCCACGGGCCCGTGGGTGGGTGGGCAAGGCAGGCCGCAGGCCGCAGGCCACCATCGCTGCTGCCAGCAGCAGGTCCACACCATAGAGCTCCAGGATCCAGTCTCTCAGGTAGAAGCCGCCCATGCGGGGGTTGATCTCGATCAGTTTCGGCCCAGCCCCGGTCAGCTTGAGCTCCACATTGAACACCCCATCCAGCAGCCCACAGCCCAGGCAACAGCGGAAGGCTGCCTGCACCAGCTGGGCCTCCTGCTCCGGGGCCAGCCCCGTGGGCATGCAGGCCGCCGTCTCTGTGAAGCCAGGCAGCCTCGTGGGGCCATTGTCGGAGACGAAGGCGGCCAGCAGGCGCCCTCCAAACAGCACCAGATCCACGTCATGCTCGGTGCCCTCGACAAACTCCATCAGCAGCATGGCgttgccccagcccagcccaatgCCGGGGTGGTCGGCCTCCCCCTGCAGGTCACGAGCGATCCTGGAAAAGTGTTCACGGCACTGTGGCGCGTCCTCCACCAGCCGCACACCCACCGCGCCCGCCCCGAACTCCAGCTTCATGACGCCGGGCAGCGGCACCTGGTGGACGGCCTTCTCCACGTCGGCCTCGCTCTCCAGTGGGCAGCACGGCACGGCATGCAGGGAGGGCGCGGGCCAAGGGGGCCCGTGGCAGCGCAGCAGGTGCAGCTGGGTGCAGCTCTTCTGCTTGGCCAAGCGCATGGCAGCTGGGGGGCTGCAGGGAAGCCCCAGTTCCTGGCAGAGCAAGGCCGTGAGCACGAGGCAGTCATCCCAGTAGGAGAAGCAGCCATCCAGCTGCAGGCCACGGGCCCGCACCAGCTCCGCCAGCAACCGTGCGTTCTCTTCATCCCGCCGGTGCTCTGTCACATCGAAATGGATGAAAGTCTGCACCAGCTGGGACGCAAAATGGTTGGGGTCCGACTCCACCAGGTGTAGCTGTGGAAACCACCAGGGCCCAACACATCCAGCTCAGCCTGTGCTGGTTGCTGGGACAATCGGATGGGGCCTAGAGCATGGTTTGGGCCCACAGGGGAGACAGACTTGCCAGTTCTAGGGGGCTCAAAAAATATTCcttgatgggcacctgggtggctcagtgggttaagcctctgccttcggctcaggtcatgatctcagggtcctggatcgaggcccgcatcaggatctctgctcagcggggatcctgcttctccctctctcggcctgcctctctgcctacttgtgatctctctctctctctgtttcaaataaataaataaaatctttaaaaatatatatataggggcgcctgggtggctcagtggattaagccactgccttcggctcaggtcaccatctcagtgtcctgggatcgagccccgcatcgggctctctgctcagcagggagcctgcttccccctctgtctctgcctgcttctctgcctacttgtgatctctctctctgtcaaataaaataaaatctttaaaaaaaatttaaaaaaaaaaatatatatatatattccttgaTGACTGACTAAATGGCAGGTGCCGAGTTTGCACATCCAACCCAGCCTGGCGGGGAGGGAAGGCAGCTGAAAAGAGGCAATGCTTAGGCTGGGAGCTGAGTAAGACTCAgccagaggaaggaggcagagggtgtGATCTGGGCAGGAGGAGGCTGGAGCAAAGAGGGGGTGCTCCTGGGCTCATTCTCTGACGAGAGCTTGTAGGGAAACTACCAGGGTTGGGAATTGAGAAAGGTGGCCTGGTGTCTTGGGACATCATCCTCTTGGTTGTCATTCACCCAAACAGTTCTGACCCTGGGGGTGCCCATGGAGGAATCCAGTGGGGCCCTGCACCCCAAATCTCACTGCCCGCTGGGGGAAACACAGACCAAAAGCGGCCGGTTCCCAGGGCAGAGAGTGCTCCTGAAGAGACGGGAGCGTGGCTGGGAGCACTGTAGCACTTGGCAGcatgaagaggagaaagacatTCCAAGTGGAGAGCACAATGTGCAAGGCAGGGAGTTAAGAGGCATGGGAATGGCTGGCAGGGTGAATTCCCAAGGGGGTGCTGTTGTACCgtggaagaggggagaggagaccATTGTGGTAGATTAGAGCTGTGAAGAActtgacctcagttttcttatctgttccATAGCGGATAAGAACTTCTACTCTGCTGGCATGGCTTCAGATTCTTTAATGTGAGGCCACTGCTGGGAACTTGATTCAGGATCTGTAAGCTGCTCCCCAGCACCCTCCTCGCGCCCTCAGGAATTCAACCCCCAAGAGCCTGCCCTTCCTGCAGGATGGGGTCAGGCTCCTTAGCCTGGCATTCAAGGTCCTGGTTCTGGTAGGAAACCTGAATGATAGCCCCGCCCCTCCTGCCCGTCTGCGCTGGGCTCTTTTTGCCCTGGAGGGCTCTGTGCTCTTCCTGAGGTCTCATTTCACCGGGCTGAGACAGAATTCGACCAGAAGCCAAAAAGAGTTTAAACTTCTGGGTGTCTccgtcagttaagcctctgccttctgctcaggacgtgatctcggagtcctggaatggagctcggcttctccctttccctgcgcGTATCCCCCcacccgctgcttgtgctctctcactctcgctctccctcaaaaactaaataaaatctttaaaaaaaaaaaaaaagttttgggaaggcctgggtggctcagtcgttaagcgtctgccttccgcccaggtcttGATtacaggctcctgggatccagccccgcatcaggctccctgcttggtggggagcctacttctccgtctcccactccccttgcttgtgttccctctctcgctgtgtccctctctgtcaaataagtaaataaaatcttaaaaaaaaaagtttagatttCTAACCTGGGCAGGGAGGCGGGCCCCAGCCCTACTCCCGGGCTCTAGAGCCCCCAGCGGGCCCGCCCAGCGTAGGCTCCGCCCCCAAAAATGCGGGCCCCGCCCCAAAGGCCTCAGCGCCCCGGCGCCCAGGGCCCGGCCTCCGCCACTGGGGCGGGACTGcgcgccggccccgcccctcgccccgCCCACCTTGATCCCGTAGTGGCGCGCGGCCTCCCACACGAACTTCTTGCTGACGCCGCCGGCGCCGATCAGCAGCAGCTGCTTGCCCTCCATGAGGTAGTGCGCGGACCGCCGCAGCATGGTCTCCACGAGCGGCGCGGCCGCCGCTTCCTCGGCCGCCGACCGCGGGCGCTGCGCGGCCCACAGCCCCTCGAGCGCGCCGCACGCCTCCAGACACGGGCCGCTGTTCAGCTCCAGGGCCACGGGGGTCAGCGTGCGGCCCTGCACCGTCAGCGCGAAGTCCACGCctgggccgggccgggggcgcgggCTCAGCACGGGCTGccgtcctgccccccccccccccccggccccccggtCCCCGCCCCGGGCGGTGCGCACTCACCGAGGAAGTCTGTGCGA of Mustela nigripes isolate SB6536 chromosome 1, MUSNIG.SB6536, whole genome shotgun sequence contains these proteins:
- the CARNS1 gene encoding carnosine synthase 1 isoform X2, which translates into the protein MLSLDPLGPDWDCPLGSKDLEEEEGPWGGGSGLPPPGCFPGSWRQDVGLDCKGSLEGAEARAWTVYGYSLLQSCLQQAGLPETQDRSQVPRTGCPGAEVTLCILGSPSTFLSVLLEGGVQSPGNMLLCLSPAWLTKVPAPGQPGEAVLLVSKAVSFHPGGLTFLDDFVPPRQATYFLAGLGLGPGRGREAAELARDLTCPTGASAELARLLEDRLLTRRLLAQQGGVAVPATLAFTYKPPALLRGGEASPGLRLVELSGKEDQETLVKEEVGAFLHSGALGDALQVAVKLSGWRWRGRQALRVHPRGELGAVADTVLALLEKLEEEESVLVEAVCPPARLPFPGSPPPGPALAVRICAVVCRTQGDRPLLSKVVCSVGREDRPLRHQSSLPQTLEVALARCGLGEPGQVAVVRQRVKAAAEAALAAVLALEAGLSAEQRGGRRARTDFLGVDFALTVQGRTLTPVALELNSGPCLEACGALEGLWAAQRPRSAAEEAAAAPLVETMLRRSAHYLMEGKQLLLIGAGGVSKKFVWEAARHYGIKLHLVESDPNHFASQLVQTFIHFDVTEHRRDEENARLLAELVRARGLQLDGCFSYWDDCLVLTALLCQELGLPCSPPAAMRLAKQKSCTQLHLLRCHGPPWPAPSLHAVPCCPLESEADVEKAVHQVPLPGVMKLEFGAGAVGVRLVEDAPQCREHFSRIARDLQGEADHPGIGLGWGNAMLLMEFVEGTEHDVDLVLFGGRLLAAFVSDNGPTRLPGFTETAACMPTGLAPEQEAQLVQAAFRCCLGCGLLDGVFNVELKLTGAGPKLIEINPRMGGFYLRDWILELYGVDLLLAAAMVACGLRPALPTHPRARGHLVGVMCLVSQHPQVLSSTASRETLQALHDQGLLRLNLLEDILVPGEYEEPYCSVACAGESPAEARLRLLGLCQGLGIDGPHYPVAHFLSHFK
- the CARNS1 gene encoding carnosine synthase 1 isoform X3, producing the protein MLLCLSPAWLTKVPAPGQPGEAVLLVSKAVSFHPGGLTFLDDFVPPRQATYFLAGLGLGPGRGREAAELARDLTCPTGASAELARLLEDRLLTRRLLAQQGGVAVPATLAFTYKPPALLRGGEASPGLRLVELSGKEDQETLVKEEVGAFLHSGALGDALQVAVKLSGWRWRGRQALRVHPRGELGAVADTVLALLEKLEEEESVLVEAVCPPARLPFPGSPPPGPALAVRICAVVCRTQGDRPLLSKVVCSVGREDRPLRHQSSLPQTLEVALARCGLGEPGQVAVVRQRVKAAAEAALAAVLALEAGLSAEQRGGRRARTDFLGVDFALTVQGRTLTPVALELNSGPCLEACGALEGLWAAQRPRSAAEEAAAAPLVETMLRRSAHYLMEGKQLLLIGAGGVSKKFVWEAARHYGIKLHLVESDPNHFASQLVQTFIHFDVTEHRRDEENARLLAELVRARGLQLDGCFSYWDDCLVLTALLCQELGLPCSPPAAMRLAKQKSCTQLHLLRCHGPPWPAPSLHAVPCCPLESEADVEKAVHQVPLPGVMKLEFGAGAVGVRLVEDAPQCREHFSRIARDLQGEADHPGIGLGWGNAMLLMEFVEGTEHDVDLVLFGGRLLAAFVSDNGPTRLPGFTETAACMPTGLAPEQEAQLVQAAFRCCLGCGLLDGVFNVELKLTGAGPKLIEINPRMGGFYLRDWILELYGVDLLLAAAMVACGLRPALPTHPRARGHLVGVMCLVSQHPQVLSSTASRETLQALHDQGLLRLNLLEDILVPGEYEEPYCSVACAGESPAEARLRLLGLCQGLGIDGPHYPVAHFLSHFK
- the CARNS1 gene encoding carnosine synthase 1 isoform X1, yielding MTHHFCPSQLSLDPLGPDWDCPLGSKDLEEEEGPWGGGSGLPPPGCFPGSWRQDVGLDCKGSLEGAEARAWTVYGYSLLQSCLQQAGLPETQDRSQVPRTGCPGAEVTLCILGSPSTFLSVLLEGGVQSPGNMLLCLSPAWLTKVPAPGQPGEAVLLVSKAVSFHPGGLTFLDDFVPPRQATYFLAGLGLGPGRGREAAELARDLTCPTGASAELARLLEDRLLTRRLLAQQGGVAVPATLAFTYKPPALLRGGEASPGLRLVELSGKEDQETLVKEEVGAFLHSGALGDALQVAVKLSGWRWRGRQALRVHPRGELGAVADTVLALLEKLEEEESVLVEAVCPPARLPFPGSPPPGPALAVRICAVVCRTQGDRPLLSKVVCSVGREDRPLRHQSSLPQTLEVALARCGLGEPGQVAVVRQRVKAAAEAALAAVLALEAGLSAEQRGGRRARTDFLGVDFALTVQGRTLTPVALELNSGPCLEACGALEGLWAAQRPRSAAEEAAAAPLVETMLRRSAHYLMEGKQLLLIGAGGVSKKFVWEAARHYGIKLHLVESDPNHFASQLVQTFIHFDVTEHRRDEENARLLAELVRARGLQLDGCFSYWDDCLVLTALLCQELGLPCSPPAAMRLAKQKSCTQLHLLRCHGPPWPAPSLHAVPCCPLESEADVEKAVHQVPLPGVMKLEFGAGAVGVRLVEDAPQCREHFSRIARDLQGEADHPGIGLGWGNAMLLMEFVEGTEHDVDLVLFGGRLLAAFVSDNGPTRLPGFTETAACMPTGLAPEQEAQLVQAAFRCCLGCGLLDGVFNVELKLTGAGPKLIEINPRMGGFYLRDWILELYGVDLLLAAAMVACGLRPALPTHPRARGHLVGVMCLVSQHPQVLSSTASRETLQALHDQGLLRLNLLEDILVPGEYEEPYCSVACAGESPAEARLRLLGLCQGLGIDGPHYPVAHFLSHFK